A genomic window from Halogeometricum borinquense DSM 11551 includes:
- a CDS encoding precorrin-3B C(17)-methyltransferase — protein sequence MSEGAETTTDSHAEVPDDYGTLYVVGIGPGLPDHMTQRAKEVIQTSDCVVASNLYQEFLRDDGTLPPEDSDDGPEVVRSSMGQQVELTREAFERVRDGEDVAHVSGGDPNVYGKSDLVFTMAESDDATDVPIEIVPGVTAALGGAAMMGAPLSNDFCTISLSDKWRGWDEIEEKLRAAAISNFVIVLYNCWRNYTRAIDIVREERADDVPVGIFNDAGRGEAGRNLDDETFSITTLGDAKSHDDDVGGMGTSILIGTHETEPWSNDYETYLVTPRGGRDVDDF from the coding sequence ATGAGCGAAGGCGCGGAGACGACGACAGACAGCCACGCGGAAGTCCCCGACGACTACGGAACACTCTACGTCGTCGGCATCGGTCCCGGTCTCCCGGATCACATGACCCAGCGTGCCAAGGAAGTCATCCAGACTTCCGATTGCGTCGTCGCCTCGAATCTCTATCAGGAATTCCTCCGCGACGATGGGACGCTTCCGCCAGAAGACAGCGACGACGGCCCGGAAGTCGTCCGTTCCTCGATGGGCCAACAGGTCGAACTGACCCGCGAAGCCTTCGAGCGAGTTCGAGACGGCGAGGACGTGGCGCACGTCTCCGGCGGTGACCCGAACGTCTACGGCAAGTCCGACCTCGTGTTCACGATGGCGGAATCCGACGACGCGACGGACGTTCCAATCGAAATCGTCCCCGGCGTGACCGCGGCACTCGGCGGCGCGGCGATGATGGGCGCGCCGCTGTCGAACGACTTCTGTACGATTTCGCTGTCCGACAAGTGGCGCGGGTGGGACGAAATCGAGGAGAAACTGCGCGCGGCCGCCATCAGCAACTTCGTCATCGTCCTGTACAACTGCTGGCGGAACTACACCCGCGCTATCGACATCGTCCGCGAAGAACGCGCCGACGATGTTCCGGTCGGCATCTTCAACGACGCCGGTCGCGGCGAGGCGGGTCGAAATCTGGACGACGAGACGTTCTCGATTACGACTCTCGGCGACGCGAAGTCGCACGACGACGACGTCGGCGGAATGGGAACGTCGATTCTCATCGGCACGCACGAGACCGAACCGTGGAGTAACGACTACGAAACGTACCTCGTCACGCCCCGCGGCGGGCGCGACGTTGACGACTTCTAA
- the cbiG gene encoding cobalt-precorrin 5A hydrolase, whose protein sequence is MSDSDSGSGHCSTPDSDGEVAREIAIVSFERKLETAEEIKRDLADDYDRIDILTYHGDVFAEHWGEYDCFVGLMASGIAMRKTAGLLDDKWEDPAVVVVDEELTWAIPLTGGHHGANQVAYDLSKLGAVPAMTTASEAAGKQGVESKAKALDTHVVNGDSTVATNLAVLNDELGPVARLDGPKAVLVDDDVTVLKRNGDDGVVLGTGSVSGAKKEQFLTAWERALDDADCDWDDVDFVATGTRKADEPGMLDAAQEIDAGVVYFEKETLTEFEGPTPSRSKELIGWPGIAEASAIAGGRDHELIVEKQRYDDAVTVAVGR, encoded by the coding sequence ATGAGTGATTCTGATTCCGGAAGCGGACACTGTAGTACACCGGACAGCGACGGAGAAGTCGCCCGCGAGATTGCTATCGTCAGTTTCGAACGGAAACTGGAGACGGCCGAAGAGATCAAGCGGGACCTCGCGGACGACTACGACAGGATAGACATCCTCACCTACCACGGCGACGTGTTCGCCGAGCATTGGGGCGAATACGACTGTTTCGTCGGCCTGATGGCCAGCGGGATTGCCATGCGAAAGACCGCCGGCCTCCTCGACGACAAGTGGGAAGACCCCGCGGTCGTCGTCGTAGACGAAGAACTCACGTGGGCGATTCCGCTCACCGGCGGACATCACGGCGCGAATCAGGTCGCCTACGACCTCTCGAAACTCGGCGCGGTGCCGGCGATGACGACCGCCTCCGAGGCGGCCGGAAAGCAGGGTGTCGAGAGCAAGGCGAAGGCGCTCGACACACACGTCGTCAACGGCGATTCGACCGTTGCGACGAACCTCGCCGTCCTCAACGACGAACTCGGCCCAGTGGCCCGACTCGACGGACCGAAAGCCGTCCTCGTCGATGACGACGTGACCGTTCTCAAGCGAAACGGCGACGACGGCGTCGTCCTCGGCACCGGCAGCGTCTCCGGCGCGAAGAAAGAGCAGTTCCTGACCGCGTGGGAACGCGCACTCGACGACGCCGACTGCGACTGGGACGACGTTGACTTCGTCGCCACCGGCACGCGAAAGGCCGACGAACCCGGCATGCTCGACGCCGCCCAAGAAATCGATGCGGGCGTCGTCTACTTCGAGAAGGAGACGCTCACCGAGTTCGAGGGACCGACGCCGTCGCGGTCGAAGGAACTCATCGGCTGGCCGGGAATTGCTGAAGCGAGCGCGATTGCCGGCGGCCGCGACCACGAACTCATTGTCGAAAAGCAGCGCTACGACGACGCGGTGACCGTGGCGGTGGGACGATGA